The following coding sequences lie in one Prevotella sp. oral taxon 299 str. F0039 genomic window:
- a CDS encoding bifunctional UDP-sugar hydrolase/5'-nucleotidase — MKKLIIALSLAATFVVSKSEAQTKSIAKSTEKGTKELVILHTNDTHSCIYPLNPQLADTLKAGRGGFLRRIAMLKEERKKNPDLLLFDSGDFSQGSPYYTLFKGDVEVGLMNKMHYDAVTIGNHEFDFGLKNMERLFKKAKFPIVCANYDFTGTPLAKIVKPYIILKRKGIKIGVFGLSPQLDGLVDAKNYETVRYINPITATNEVVSTLKNKEKCDLIICISHLGWTEKTMNEQLLIPQTRYVDLVLGGHSHTFFETLRTHKDLDNNIVYNDQNGKSGIFIGKMTIQMAKNKR, encoded by the coding sequence ATGAAAAAACTTATTATAGCACTCAGTTTAGCAGCTACATTCGTTGTATCAAAAAGTGAAGCCCAAACCAAAAGCATTGCAAAATCGACCGAAAAGGGAACAAAAGAGTTGGTTATTTTACACACTAACGATACCCATAGCTGCATATATCCATTGAATCCACAACTTGCAGACACGTTAAAAGCTGGTAGAGGAGGCTTTCTTCGTCGCATAGCTATGTTGAAGGAGGAACGCAAAAAAAATCCCGATCTATTGCTGTTCGATAGCGGTGATTTTTCGCAAGGGTCGCCCTACTACACTCTTTTCAAAGGAGATGTGGAAGTAGGACTAATGAATAAGATGCATTATGATGCCGTAACAATTGGTAATCACGAGTTCGATTTCGGCTTAAAAAATATGGAACGACTCTTTAAAAAGGCGAAATTCCCCATCGTTTGTGCTAATTACGACTTCACAGGAACGCCTCTTGCAAAGATTGTTAAGCCTTATATCATTTTGAAACGTAAGGGAATTAAGATTGGAGTATTTGGTCTTTCTCCTCAATTAGATGGTTTGGTGGACGCTAAGAACTATGAAACGGTGCGTTATATCAATCCTATCACTGCTACCAACGAGGTGGTTTCGACTCTTAAAAACAAAGAGAAATGCGACCTTATTATATGTATCTCGCATTTAGGTTGGACTGAAAAGACGATGAATGAACAACTTCTTATCCCTCAAACTCGGTATGTAGACTTGGTGTTGGGCGGTCACTCACACACTTTCTTTGAAACCCTTAGAACCCATAAAGACCTCGACAACAACATTGTTTATAACGACCAAAACGGAAAAAGCGGTATCTTCATCGGCAAGATGACTATCCAAATGGCGAAGAACAAACGCTAA
- a CDS encoding 5'-nucleotidase C-terminal domain-containing protein has translation MNTKHIISSCFLSVILCASCSSGYHLSNITRERILIDNRYDASPDTDANKFMEPFKHRVDSIMAPVVGTTSMPLANYRPESPLSNLLSDILVWGAKPYQQQVDFAVYNIGGIRAAFAKGDITVGDVVDVAPFENKICFLNLSGEKVMELFKQIASTGGEGVSSAVHLEITKQGELKKALISNQPIDSNKQYRIATLDYLAQGNDKLEAFKSRTNVLSPQDYHSNVRFIIMDYFREVAKQGNKVGAKVEGRITILP, from the coding sequence ATGAACACAAAACACATTATAAGCTCTTGCTTTTTATCGGTGATATTGTGTGCTTCTTGTAGCTCAGGATATCACCTTTCGAATATCACTCGTGAAAGAATACTTATCGATAACAGATATGATGCAAGTCCAGATACCGACGCCAACAAGTTCATGGAACCCTTTAAACACCGTGTAGACAGCATTATGGCACCCGTTGTAGGTACTACTTCGATGCCATTAGCAAACTATCGACCAGAGAGTCCGCTATCTAATTTGCTCTCAGACATTCTTGTTTGGGGTGCAAAACCCTATCAACAGCAAGTGGATTTCGCTGTTTATAACATCGGAGGCATAAGAGCTGCATTTGCAAAAGGCGACATTACGGTGGGTGATGTGGTGGACGTTGCTCCATTTGAGAATAAGATTTGTTTCTTAAATCTTAGCGGAGAGAAGGTGATGGAGCTGTTTAAGCAAATCGCTTCTACTGGTGGTGAGGGCGTAAGTAGCGCAGTTCACCTCGAGATAACAAAGCAAGGCGAATTGAAAAAGGCTCTTATCAGCAACCAACCAATAGATTCTAACAAGCAATATCGCATCGCAACACTCGACTATTTGGCTCAAGGTAACGACAAGTTAGAGGCATTTAAGAGCAGAACAAACGTGCTTTCGCCTCAAGACTATCATAGTAATGTGCGATTTATTATTATGGATTACTTCAGAGAGGTTGCCAAACAAGGCAACAAAGTGGGTGCAAAGGTGGAAGGACGAATCACTATTTTACCCTAA
- a CDS encoding thiamine diphosphokinase: MIKKLNESTLFDAVIVANGLFPTSQLAWHFLKNSPYICCCDGAGATLIEHGLVPHAIVGDCDSLPQALKEQYQDILHVVEEQENNDLTKATLHCKSLGFKRILYVGATGKREDHTLGNISLIIRYFKEFNLEPVYLSDYGYFVPAQNTCSFETKAGKAVSIFNFSCTQLQSEGLKWSLYPTSEWWQGTLNKATNNMITIRSNGYYMLYFEI, translated from the coding sequence ATGATAAAGAAACTAAATGAAAGTACGCTTTTCGATGCTGTAATTGTGGCTAATGGCTTGTTCCCCACATCGCAATTGGCATGGCATTTCTTAAAAAATAGTCCCTATATATGCTGTTGTGATGGTGCAGGAGCAACCCTCATTGAACACGGATTGGTGCCTCATGCCATTGTAGGCGACTGCGATTCGTTGCCACAAGCATTAAAAGAGCAGTATCAAGACATTCTACATGTTGTTGAAGAGCAAGAAAACAACGATTTAACCAAAGCTACTTTGCATTGCAAAAGCTTAGGTTTTAAACGCATTTTGTATGTTGGAGCAACGGGGAAAAGAGAGGATCACACACTGGGCAACATTTCTTTAATAATACGTTATTTTAAAGAATTCAACCTTGAACCTGTGTATTTAAGCGACTATGGCTACTTTGTTCCTGCCCAAAATACCTGTTCTTTTGAAACAAAGGCAGGCAAGGCTGTGAGCATCTTCAATTTCTCTTGCACCCAATTGCAATCTGAAGGACTGAAATGGAGTCTCTATCCCACCTCCGAATGGTGGCAAGGTACACTCAACAAAGCCACAAACAACATGATAACTATTCGTTCAAATGGATATTATATGCTCTATTTTGAGATATAA
- the pnuC gene encoding nicotinamide riboside transporter PnuC has protein sequence MITSYIVQHWLDIFTTILGLVYIYLEYRASIALWFVGIIMPAMDVYLYYSHGLYGDAGMAVYYTFAGIYGYMMWKWDNKAKGSQHGASAITHMPQRLYLPVTLIMFTTWAVTYYILVTFTDSSVPALDAFTNAASFIGLWALARKYIEQWLFWIIVDIICTILYVYKGIPFKAGLYGLYVVIAILGWFKWKQMMLKQKNITLQE, from the coding sequence ATGATTACAAGCTATATAGTCCAACATTGGTTAGATATTTTCACCACAATACTCGGTTTAGTCTATATTTATTTAGAGTATAGAGCAAGTATTGCGCTCTGGTTTGTGGGTATAATAATGCCTGCTATGGACGTTTATCTATATTATTCGCATGGACTTTATGGCGATGCAGGAATGGCTGTGTACTACACTTTCGCTGGTATTTATGGCTACATGATGTGGAAATGGGACAACAAGGCAAAGGGTTCGCAACATGGTGCGAGTGCCATTACACACATGCCTCAACGCCTTTATCTTCCCGTTACACTCATAATGTTTACCACATGGGCTGTTACATACTATATTTTAGTTACCTTTACCGATAGTAGTGTACCTGCATTAGATGCTTTTACCAACGCTGCTAGCTTTATAGGGCTATGGGCTTTGGCTAGAAAATACATCGAACAATGGTTATTTTGGATTATTGTAGACATTATTTGCACCATACTTTATGTTTATAAAGGCATACCTTTCAAAGCTGGTTTATATGGACTTTATGTCGTTATTGCCATCTTAGGCTGGTTTAAATGGAAGCAAATGATGCTCAAACAAAAAAACATCACCCTACAAGAATGA
- a CDS encoding TonB-dependent receptor, which produces MKKPQSLVFLLACCPALYAATPKETKLDTLKTYQLQSVQVTSTRASRTTPMAFQNINKQQLKAINYGQDIPFLLSLTPSVITTSDAGNGIGYTSLRVRGTDPSRINITSNGIPINDAESSQVYWVNMSDFASSVSSMQIQRGVGTSTNGSSAFGATVNMETEQIGMNPFLSVDLSAGSYASHKETLRFGTGLLGGHWGIQGRLSNLGSDGYRDRASAKLNSYFVQAGYFADNTIVKFITFNGTERTYHAWDYTSKYIQSLYGRTYNPSGEMEKDANGNAQFYRDQTDNYHQQHYQLFWNQFLNKYWTLNVALHYTNGKGYYEQYKMDTKLSKYGLDANKTKAKSSLVRQKWLSNDFFGTIASLQFNNKKNVEATIGGGWNKYDGDHYGYVTWVAKPVDPFFPYHRYYDNNTKKTDFNVYSKLNYTFTEGLNGFVDLQYRHVGIKMNGPSDVINAKTGALVYDLKNNFSFFNPKFGVNYQINPNHRFYASYAISHREPVRDNYENNLKAQLSLPTAERLNDLEVGYQLRLKKFNAGVNFYHMNYKDQFVLTGEVNNLGEAITRNFAKSYRMGVELEMNYKPTSWFEWSANATFSKNRVSNVSVTDDKGATQVIEGESPLSFSPSAMFNNIFTFNYKGFKAMLINRYVGEQYLTNTGIRNMVSKDKDSNPVLSTMMLKSYCVTDLDLSYNFSLKRLGVKDATFGVSFYNLFSAKYDNNGWAGPEYTKVNNKLTAVNTQGPYDTDAAGFAPSAPFNFMAHLSLNF; this is translated from the coding sequence ATGAAAAAACCACAAAGTCTAGTATTTTTGCTAGCATGTTGCCCTGCACTTTATGCTGCAACACCAAAAGAAACCAAGTTAGACACACTAAAGACCTACCAACTTCAAAGTGTACAAGTGACGTCTACACGTGCCAGTAGAACTACCCCTATGGCATTTCAAAACATCAACAAGCAACAACTTAAAGCCATTAACTACGGACAAGACATTCCTTTCTTGCTCTCATTAACCCCTTCTGTCATCACAACTAGCGATGCAGGAAATGGTATTGGCTACACTTCTTTACGTGTAAGAGGTACAGACCCAAGTAGAATTAACATCACTTCGAATGGTATTCCCATAAATGATGCGGAGAGTTCACAAGTGTATTGGGTGAATATGAGCGACTTTGCATCGAGTGTTTCATCAATGCAAATACAACGAGGTGTAGGAACTTCTACCAATGGTAGCAGTGCTTTTGGTGCTACTGTCAATATGGAAACCGAACAAATTGGTATGAATCCTTTCTTATCGGTGGATCTTTCTGCTGGCTCTTACGCTTCTCATAAAGAAACTTTGCGCTTTGGAACAGGACTACTTGGAGGTCATTGGGGCATTCAAGGACGTCTTTCTAATCTCGGTTCTGATGGTTATAGAGATCGTGCTTCTGCCAAGTTGAATTCTTATTTCGTTCAAGCTGGATACTTTGCAGATAACACTATCGTTAAATTTATTACCTTTAACGGAACTGAACGCACTTATCATGCATGGGACTATACCTCTAAATACATTCAAAGTTTGTATGGAAGAACTTATAATCCCAGTGGTGAAATGGAGAAAGATGCTAACGGAAACGCTCAATTTTATCGTGATCAAACCGACAATTATCACCAACAACACTACCAATTGTTTTGGAATCAATTCTTAAACAAATATTGGACTTTGAACGTTGCCTTGCATTATACTAACGGAAAGGGCTACTATGAGCAATATAAAATGGACACAAAGCTATCAAAGTACGGATTAGACGCTAACAAGACCAAAGCAAAAAGCTCGTTAGTACGTCAAAAATGGCTCTCAAACGACTTCTTCGGAACTATTGCTTCACTTCAGTTTAACAACAAAAAGAATGTTGAAGCTACCATTGGAGGTGGCTGGAATAAATACGATGGCGACCACTATGGATATGTTACATGGGTTGCTAAACCTGTAGATCCATTCTTCCCCTATCATCGTTATTATGACAATAACACTAAGAAGACCGACTTTAATGTTTACTCTAAATTGAATTACACTTTCACTGAAGGGCTTAATGGATTCGTAGACCTACAATATCGCCACGTAGGAATAAAGATGAACGGTCCTTCTGACGTGATTAATGCAAAAACAGGAGCACTTGTTTACGACCTAAAGAATAACTTTAGCTTCTTTAATCCTAAGTTCGGAGTGAACTATCAGATTAATCCTAACCACCGATTCTATGCAAGTTATGCTATATCTCATCGTGAACCTGTGCGCGACAACTACGAGAACAATCTCAAGGCACAACTCAGTTTGCCTACAGCAGAACGCTTAAACGACCTTGAAGTGGGCTATCAATTAAGATTAAAGAAGTTCAATGCTGGTGTAAACTTCTACCACATGAATTACAAAGATCAATTTGTTTTAACTGGAGAGGTAAACAACTTGGGTGAAGCTATTACAAGAAACTTCGCAAAGAGCTATCGTATGGGTGTTGAATTGGAAATGAACTACAAGCCAACATCATGGTTTGAATGGAGCGCAAACGCTACTTTCTCGAAGAATAGAGTGAGCAATGTGAGCGTAACCGACGACAAAGGTGCAACTCAAGTCATTGAAGGTGAATCGCCATTATCATTCTCTCCAAGCGCAATGTTTAACAACATCTTCACCTTTAACTATAAAGGTTTCAAAGCAATGTTAATCAATCGCTATGTAGGTGAGCAATACTTAACCAACACTGGTATAAGAAATATGGTATCAAAAGATAAGGATAGCAACCCTGTTCTTTCTACAATGATGTTAAAGAGCTATTGTGTTACCGACCTAGACCTATCTTATAACTTCTCGTTAAAGCGTTTAGGCGTGAAAGATGCAACCTTTGGTGTGAGCTTCTACAACCTATTTAGCGCAAAATATGACAACAATGGTTGGGCAGGACCAGAATACACAAAGGTGAATAACAAACTAACTGCAGTGAACACACAAGGTCCTTACGATACAGATGCAGCAGGATTTGCTCCTTCTGCGCCCTTTAATTTCATGGCACACCTATCTTTAAACTTCTAA
- a CDS encoding Cof-type HAD-IIB family hydrolase — MKYKMLVLDLDGTLTNNYKEITPKTKEALMQAQAKGVRIVLASGRPTYGITPIANELMLTNYGGFILAFNGGKIIDYSTRETIFEQTIDKPEVEALYNAANNADLAILTYQDYGIVTTQENNNYVEHEAFINKLPVTQCDNFIEDLQYPINKCLIVGDPTPLHELELQLSKDLFGQVEVYRSASFFLECVPPGVDKAKSLERLLSMINIDKNDVIAVGDGFNDLSMIEYAGLGIAMDNAPQEVKSRANFVTSSNEEDGVARVIEKFILELDAE; from the coding sequence ATGAAATACAAAATGCTTGTGCTCGATTTAGATGGCACTCTCACTAATAATTATAAGGAAATAACCCCAAAAACCAAAGAAGCTTTGATGCAAGCCCAAGCTAAAGGCGTTAGAATTGTTTTGGCTTCAGGACGTCCAACATACGGAATTACCCCTATTGCAAATGAACTTATGCTTACCAACTACGGAGGATTTATTCTTGCTTTCAATGGAGGTAAGATTATTGATTATAGCACCCGTGAAACTATCTTCGAGCAAACGATAGACAAACCCGAAGTAGAAGCCTTATATAATGCGGCAAATAATGCGGATTTAGCTATCCTTACCTACCAAGATTATGGTATTGTTACAACTCAAGAGAATAACAATTATGTTGAACACGAGGCATTTATCAATAAGTTACCCGTTACACAATGCGATAATTTCATTGAAGATTTGCAATATCCTATCAACAAATGTCTCATCGTTGGCGACCCAACACCATTGCATGAGTTAGAACTTCAATTGTCAAAAGATTTGTTTGGACAAGTTGAAGTGTATCGCTCTGCAAGCTTTTTCCTTGAGTGTGTGCCCCCAGGAGTAGATAAAGCGAAATCGCTTGAACGTCTTCTTTCAATGATAAACATCGACAAAAATGATGTAATTGCGGTGGGTGACGGATTCAATGACTTATCTATGATTGAGTATGCAGGACTCGGAATTGCGATGGATAATGCTCCACAAGAGGTTAAAAGTCGTGCAAATTTCGTTACATCATCGAATGAAGAGGACGGAGTTGCAAGGGTTATCGAGAAGTTTATACTTGAATTAGACGCTGAATAA
- a CDS encoding TM2 domain-containing protein has translation MEKDVNLLLATYGKYFPEESMAQVRQIFENMDSNQVSTLSMLQFKDPLMALIISLIGGGLGIDRFYIGDTTLGVLKLITCGGFSIWAIIDLFLIMGATRQKNLEKLLVAL, from the coding sequence ATGGAAAAAGACGTTAATTTATTGCTCGCTACTTATGGAAAATACTTCCCAGAAGAGAGCATGGCGCAAGTAAGACAAATCTTTGAGAATATGGATTCTAACCAAGTATCTACCTTATCGATGCTTCAATTCAAAGATCCTTTGATGGCATTAATTATCTCTTTAATTGGAGGGGGATTGGGAATTGATCGTTTCTATATTGGTGATACCACTTTAGGAGTATTGAAATTGATTACATGTGGAGGCTTTTCGATATGGGCAATCATTGATCTTTTCTTGATTATGGGTGCTACTCGTCAAAAGAACTTAGAGAAATTGTTAGTTGCTCTCTAA
- a CDS encoding DUF2752 domain-containing protein, which translates to MIGLPCPSCGTTRAFKSLFAFNVVEALKYNINIIILLPSIVTYVALRVYDLIFRTQKLEQVYRIVKEMLNKKLVFCAFILFEILAWILHISL; encoded by the coding sequence TTGATAGGACTGCCATGTCCATCTTGTGGCACCACAAGAGCATTTAAAAGCCTTTTCGCTTTCAATGTGGTTGAGGCGTTGAAGTACAACATAAACATTATTATATTATTGCCTTCGATTGTCACTTATGTTGCATTGAGGGTTTATGACCTTATTTTTCGCACCCAAAAATTAGAGCAAGTGTATCGCATAGTGAAAGAAATGCTGAATAAAAAGCTGGTCTTTTGCGCCTTTATTCTCTTCGAAATACTTGCTTGGATATTACATATTAGCTTATAA
- a CDS encoding DUF6850 family outer membrane beta-barrel protein, whose protein sequence is MDYYNSKGLTLSGSVTYHFPLVVKGNNTSCFVKAYGNYEAGTNKLNRNNIGVSIGVIY, encoded by the coding sequence ATGGACTACTATAATTCTAAGGGCTTAACGCTATCGGGTTCGGTTACTTATCACTTTCCCTTAGTGGTTAAAGGCAATAACACTTCGTGTTTTGTAAAGGCTTATGGCAATTATGAAGCAGGTACAAACAAGTTGAATCGCAATAATATTGGGGTATCGATTGGGGTTATTT